The Bacteroidales bacterium genome segment TTAAAGCATACACATTGAAAGCCGGCAGTCAGGGTGCAATTTATGACGGTACAGTCGGATTGAATTTTCTATGGCAACCTAATTTAACATCACTCTCTGATCCTAAAATCTGGTTGGCGGCGGCGGGGCAAATCTTCTTTACGCTATCTCTCGGAATGGGTTGTGTGCAATGTTACGCATCATATCTCAGAAAAAAAGATGACATTGTCCTTAATTCGATGTCGGCCGGATTTATCAATGAATTTTGTGAAATAGTTATCGGCAGCGCAATTATTATACCTATTTCAGTAGGATATTTCGGTATAGATAAAGTAATTGAACTTACAAAACTTGGAGGTTTCGGTTTAGGTTTCCGCTCTCTGCCATTTCTATTCACAAACTGGGGCGTAATAATGGGAGCTATTGCCGGTGTTGCATTTTTTGGTTTATTATTTTTTGCCGGCATTACTTCTTCACTTGCAATGGGTTCTAATGTCACTGCTTTTTTCAATGATGCCTTTTCAATCAATAGAAAAAAATCATCATATATTCTTGGTGTAATTCTGTTGTTTATGGGTTTACCCACAGTATTTTTCTACCAGAAAGGAGTTTTCGACGAATATGATTTCTGGGGCGGGACAATAATTCTCGTCTTGTATGCAATGTTTGAAGTTATTGTTTTTTCATGGATTATCGGTGTTAACAAAGGATGGAAAATGATACATGCCGGTGCGGATATGAAAATGCCGGTAATATTCAAATACATATTAAAATATATTACCCCTACAATGCTTATAATTATTTTCATGGCTTCGGTAATTAAACCAAAAGATGATAATTGGAAATCTTTAAGTTTTAAAGGTTGGGAATTAGATAATTCGAGTATTATTGGTGTCTTGCAACATAGAGGAATAGGGCCTAATAATAAGTGGTTTGCAGATGAATTTTATTCTGAATTTAATGGAAGAGTTGAAAAAATAGAAAGGGTAGATGCCGATAA includes the following:
- a CDS encoding sodium-dependent transporter; this encodes MVQVKESWGSRVGLILAMAGNAVGLGNFLRFPVQAIQNGGGAFIIPYIVCFILLGIPLLLVEWSTGKFGGCRGNANSAPYIMQSLDKRKIWKYIGGLGVFSNIIIASYYCYIESWTLSYVYHSIVGTFRGMTEQQVSGFFDSYLDVTASTTGIPYEAIICYVVCLALNIWVLSRGLQKGVEVVAKICMPLLLLFGIFLAIKAYTLKAGSQGAIYDGTVGLNFLWQPNLTSLSDPKIWLAAAGQIFFTLSLGMGCVQCYASYLRKKDDIVLNSMSAGFINEFCEIVIGSAIIIPISVGYFGIDKVIELTKLGGFGLGFRSLPFLFTNWGVIMGAIAGVAFFGLLFFAGITSSLAMGSNVTAFFNDAFSINRKKSSYILGVILLFMGLPTVFFYQKGVFDEYDFWGGTIILVLYAMFEVIVFSWIIGVNKGWKMIHAGADMKMPVIFKYILKYITPTMLIIIFMASVIKPKDDNWKSLSFKGWELDNSSIIGVLQHRGIGPNNKWFADEFYSEFNGRVEKIERVDADNKYNFVSINTNSGIQSVKIKSTKEIVVGAGDEIKVGDTIFKGKYINDVFYIDMSRIMLLLLFVILCILIKIGDLKRNKRKQTVCQLQL